ATTTATATGTCTTTTTTTTGTAAACTAAGAACATTTATATGTCTGTTCTTCAAAAGAACATTTTTTCTAGCAAAAAAGATTATCTCGTAGCAAAAGAAGATGTAATTAAATCAGGTGGGCTATCATTTTTATTTTATACGTCAGACAAAATCATGTGGACTGTGTTCTGACATTTGGGTTGTACGTACTAAAGTTTAAAGCGGAGTGGATATAAACTATAATTAAACAGTGATTAATTCACCATAAGTTTACACTACCTACCACATAAGTAAATCAGAAAATGGAAAAAAGAATTTACATGTAACTTTATAAAAGCATGCCCATCATCAAGAATTATTTTGATCGACTCTAGAGAAAAACAAAGTTAAAGAAAACTAGAGAGTTAGCAGCTGTATTAATAAGGTGTTGATCATTTGAAGACATTAATATTTTCGTTTTAATAACGAAATTTTGCTTCAAAATGCTAAACCGAAACTCAAGCTAACTAATGAAATGTATTGAAAATTTAGTATCTTAATTTATAAATCTTTTAACAATTAGGTAGTGGAAACAAATTAATAATAATTTGTTATAATTGGATTATTATTTTATTCTACAAATGGAATTGTCACGCTCGTTTCACGTCCCAAGCGGATCGTGTAGCAGTGGTCGTTATTGGATTTAAGAGCATGATGTTAAAGTGAATTATTGAGATAACTAAACGGACAAACTATACCTACTTGTGTTTTTAATGCTCAACAATCTTGTGTTTTGTTTAAAAAAAAAAACAATCTTGTGTGTTTGTCAACTTCCATTTGAACCTTTTCTACAGAAAAAAAAACATTATTTCTGCTCGATTCAATGGGAAAACAATAGGAAATGTTATCTTACAATATAAGGAAACTTAATATATATTGAAACAAATCAGAAATTGCTTTAACCCTTTGTAGACATCTTTGGAACTCCAAAGTTTCCAACTTTATAAAGCTACGATGGTGAAATTTAATAACAACTAGACACCTGGTCTGCATGTTTCTTTATGTATTTAAATAATACATTTAAAAATACCTCAACTAAATTACGTTAACATTTTTAATACCCAAACTTGTTTGCTACTTAGTTTAATACCTAAACAAATTAATTTACTTATTTGCTACTTAGTTTAATACCTAAACAAATTAATTTACTTATTTTAATATACTTACTTTTAAAATTATGCTCATTTTAATACCCAAAATATGCTAATTTTAATAATTTCAAACAAAATTTGGAAAATCTCCAAAACTCAAAAATAAATCTTAAAACTCAAAAATAAGTTTCAAACACAATAATCCCTATATATTTCCTTAATAATACACAATAATCTTTATCAAAAAAAAATTATTTTCTAATTTTAATTTTTATCTTTAAAAAAGCCTAAACTGTTACAGCTCAAGCTCAAGACGGCATCCTTGATGTAAACCTTTGTCTTCCATTTTGGAGAAAGCGAAAATACATTGAAATAATTGAATCCCTCAAAAAAATAAAAAAATATTAAACTTTTTATTTGACCCAACTCTCTCTCTTACTTCCCTCTTTTCATGGTGTAGACCCAACTCTCTCTCTCTCTCTCTCTCCATTTCCATGGTAGAAGCAAGGGGATGTGTTCATTTCTCTACAGCCTTACATGAACAGTGAAGCTTCTCTCTCCTCTCCTTTATCTTTTCTTCTTCCCTTTGCTTAATCCTTCTCTGAGCAAAGCGGGTAGCTCGTGATCTTCATCGGTCAAAAATCTCGACTTTAAGGTAACGATTAAATGGCTTCTCTCTCCTCCCTCTCTCTCTCCCTCTGTAAAGCTCTGCTCTTTTTCTTCTTTCCTGGGTTCTATTCTCTGATTCTTGTTAGATCCAAAAGCTTACTTTATGGAGATCTGTGTAACCCCCCATAGAGATAAATAGAAAAAATAAAAAACTCCATCTTTTTGCATTGTAAAAGTTTCGATTCTGTTTTTGCTTATTTTGATTCAATTGATTGGTGCATCATTAGTAAGATCCATTTTAATTGGATCTCTCGATTTTCAATCTTCTCATAGTTACTGATGCTATTCTTTTTGTTTTGATGACTAGATCAAGTCACTAGATGATGGAATCTGTGGCAATATAGTCTCAGGGAAGAAAGAATAATCACAAATCAAGCTTTGCTCTGATTAGTGTTTTTTAGTTACTCCATGGCCTCTAAAACTCCAGAAGGATCACTCACCAGTTCCAGTAACACTATCTCAGTCAACACTTTAGCAGATCAAGTGTCTTCCACTCTGTCTCTAGCCGATCCAACTAACAAAAAGACCAGCGAGCAAGGCGAGAGCGGGAAGAGCAGCACCTGCAGACCGAGCACAAGCAGCGACATAAGCGACGAGAGCACTTGCAGCAGCTTCAGCAGCAGCGTCAACAAGCCTCACAAGGCCAACGACGTGAGGTGGGAAGCCATCCAAGCCGTTAGAACCAAGCACGGCGGTTTGGGGTTGAACCATTTCAGGCTCTTGAAGAGGTTAGGATGTGGGGATATAGGAACGGTTCATCTCGCCGAGTTGAACGGGACGAGGTGTTATTTCGCGATGAAGGTTATGGATAAGACAGCTTTGGCTAGCAGGAAGAAGCTTCTTAGAGCTCAGACGGAGAGGGAGATACTGCAGTGTCTTGATCACCCGTTTCTCCCGACGTTGTATAGTCATTTTGAGACGGAGAAGTTCTCTTGTTTGGTTATGGAGTTTTGTCCTGGTGGTGACTTGCATACGCTGAGACAGAGACAGCCTGGGAAACGCTTCACCGAGCAAGCAGCAAAGTAAGAACTAAGTTTCAAACTTTCTTTATTCTTAGTAGGCCTGGGCGCTCGGGGGCCGTCGGATTTTTCGATTCGGATTTTCGGTATTATGTTCATAAGTTCAGTCGGGTTTTACTAATTTTCGGGTTGGGTTCCTTCCCGGTTCAGTTGAGGTTTATAAAAAAAACTAAAAATTTGAAAAAAAAAATACTCAGAATATATAAATTATTCAGAAATTTAATTATAACTAGTTAAACTACCTAAACTAACAAAAAAATATCAAAATAATAATTAAAACAAACTACAATTTAAAAAAAAACTTTAAAACATCTAAATTAGTTACATATATAAAAACATTAACATATTTAACTAATTTTGGATATTCTCGTATCCTAATTCAGTTTTCGGTTCAGTTTGGGTTGTACACAAACCCCAAAGTACCAAACTCTTAACTCTCATTCGGATATTTTTGTATAACGGTTCGGATAGAATTTCCGTTTTCCGTTCGGGTTTAGGTAGGTTTGGGGTAAAAACGCTCAGGCCTAATTCTAGGAAACCGCTTTTGTGTATTGACTTATGTTACTGTTGTCAGGTTCTATGTAGCGGAAGTGCTTCTTGCAATGGAGTATCTACACATGCTTGGGATCATCTACCGTGATCTGAAGCCAGAGAACGTTCTTGTGAGAGATGACGGACACGTGATGCTTTCGGATTTCGATCTCTCCTTGAGATGCACCGTTAGCCTCTCTATAGTCAGATCATCAACCAATCTTTCAGGTTCCGAAGGTTTGTCAAAGAGTTCAGTTTCTTGCTCGCAACAACCAGCTTGCATCCAGCAACCATCTTGCATCTCAATGGCTCCAACATCCTGCTTCGGTCCACGGTTCTTCTCCAAATCCAAGAAAGACAAGAAACCGAAAACAGACAACGGCAACCACCAAGTGACTCCTTTGCCAGAGCTCGTTGCAGAGCCAACAAGCGCACGTTCGATGTCCTTTGTGGGGACGCACGAGTACTTAGCTCCGGAGATCATCAAAGGTGAAGGACATGGAAGCGCGGTTGATTGGTGGACTTTTGGGATCTTTCTTTATGAGCTGTTGTTTGGTAAAACACCGTTTAAAGGGTCTGGGAATAGAGCTACGCTCTTCAATGTGGTTGGTCAGCCTTTGAGGTTCCCTGACTCTCCGGTTGTTAGCTTTGCAGCTAGAGACTTGATAAGGAGTTTGCTTGTGAAGGAGCCGCAGCATAGGTTAGCTTATAAGCGTGGAGCAACGGAGATTAAGCAGCATCCTTTCTTTGAAGGAGTGAACTGGGCTTTGGTTCGGTGTGCTAGTCCACCTGAGATTCCTAAACCGGTTGAGATTGAACCGGTGAATTGTACTCCGCCTGCTGTACCGGCTGCTGCATCTACAAGCGTGAGATCTGATCAGAGCAATTATCTTGAGTTTGATTTCTTCTGAAGGTTCTTTTGCAAGAAACTGTGTCTCAGATTTGATGATTCTCCTATTGTTTCTTTGCAGAATCTGTTTAGTGTTTCTCCTTTTTTGTCTGTTTTTTTTCTTTTCACGTCTTGAACAAGTTATGAGATTTGTATCATTCTTCAACAATCTCTGTACCATCTTCTGAAGTTAAATACTTAAATGTTATTACAAGCCATATAGAATCCAAAAACCACATTATACACCGTAGCTGCAACTGCTTCTGATCTCAAGCCACAAAACCTTCTTTACCACACACAGCTTTCTCATTGTTCACAACAATAAAAGTTCCCAAATCATGAAACGAAAGCATACATCAAATGGGTTTCTCTCCAGGGAGATAAGAAGGAGAACCCCACTCCATTTGATTCTTCTTTCTATTAAAGAACCCACTTAGTTTCGGCAATAGCACTTTCTTTGACACCACCACAGAGGTTTTAGTCTTCTCCAGTTTGTTGATGATAGGCTTCTGTTTAGTAGCTTTGTAATGATGTTGCGGTGATGATGACTCAGCGGACATCTTGGCCTCAGCCTCTGCGAGAATCCTCGACGCCACTTCCTCTGCTTTCTTCTGATCTCTTTCACGCCACCTCCTGAGTTCTCCTTCAACCGCTTTCTTAGCAGCATCAGCCATAGCTGCTTTCTTCAACGCTTCTTCTGTTGAAGTCTTTATCTTCTCAATCTCCTCTTGCGTCGTCTCTAACTTCTTAACTGTCTCGTTTTCGCTAGCTCTAACTGCTTCCACCTGAGCCACCGCAGCCGCCACTTTCATATCCGCCAACTTATCAACTACCTCAGCTCTCTTCCTCAGTGAGTTAAGCTCCTCCTGAGACAGTGTGATGCTCTGAGCTCCTCCAGACTCGGATGATGTTGACTTACGGACAGCGTCGGTTTTTTCAGACATTGACTTTATCTCTTCAAGCGCCTTCGACTCAGCAGCTTTTGCTTCTTCGGCTTCATCTAGAGCAACCCTCAAGTTTAGCTCTATCTCTTCAAGCGAGAGATACGCAGTTTCAGCATCCTTAACCAACCTCTCAGCTTTGTTTCTCATCTCCTCAGCTTCTCCTCGAGCAGCTTCCGTCTCAGAAGAGATCTGATTCAAAGTTAACATCATATCTTCCAAAGCAGCCTTTGCTTTAGTTTCCTCTCCAACACATTCTTCTAGCTCACTCTTCCCTTTGCTAAGCTTCAGGTTAAGATCTCCAGCAACGGCTTCGATCTCAGCCTCTTTCGCTTCAACTTCACTTCGCTCCGTCTTCACATTCTTCAGCTCTTCTTTAAGAGACTCCACTGACTCTTGCAAAGACTTCTCTTCTTCCACAAACTTCTCGAGTAAACCCTTTGCTTCGTTCAACTCCAAGCTCACACCATTAACAGAATCCACATCAGATGATGCTTTCGTATCCTCCATTTGCTTCTGCAACTCATCGATCTCGTTGTAAGTCTCACTCAGCTGCGCTTCAAGCTTTTTAGCAAACTCAGGGTCGAACTCTTTCTTCAAAGCGAGGAGCTTCTTGGCAGATTCTTCCATTCCAGCTTTATGCAATTGCTGCTGAATCTCCTTCTCTGAGAAAATCTCAGACTGTTCTTTACGAGCTTGAGAACACGCAAGCTTAGTCTGTTCAACTGATTCATTAACAGCTGTGATCTCCTCTCTAAGCAACTGAATCTTGTCGGAATAAACTTTAGTCACTTCCTTAGCTTCCTCTACTTTGGTTAACGCAACAGTCTTTGTATCCGCAACCTCGTTAGAGACCTGACGGATCTTCCTCAGCTCTTGCTTCGCTGCATCAAGCTCCTTACACACCGTCACATACTCATCATCACTACTAGGCACAGGAACAGTCTCTGGTTTGGCTTCTTTGATCTGACTCTTGGCAGCTTCAGTCACTTTATTAGCAGAATCTCTCGACTCGTTAACAGCTTCGAGCTTACGAGTAAGCTCGTCGACGGTTCTTTTAGCCCAATCCAGCTCACTCAACGCTTGCTCTCTGACTGATTCAGCGTTCTGAACTTGTTCCTTTAGCTTGTTCAGCTCTTTCTGCGCCAAGTGAAGCTCCGTTTGCTTAACCAAAACTTTCTGTATAAACTCAGAAACTCAACTTAAAGTGTTTGTGAATTAAAAATCAAAAAGAGTGTTTTTATTTTACCTCAGCGGATTGAGGAGTGGGTTTGCGAATGAGAGGGTGCTTATCAGCAGAAAGGGCAGCTTCACCGAAGAGGTTAACAGCATGTTTAACGGATTGAAAAGGAGCGCTTGTGTCAATCTCCCCAACCTCCACAGAAGGAGAAGAATCTTGACGTCCTTTCTTAGCAACCATTTTGCATTTTCTTTCTTTCATACACAAGAGCGAGAGAGAGAGAGAGAGAGAGAGAGAGGTTATTATTAAGGGAATGATTAATTAAAGCCTAATCACTAAGAATCCGCACAGATCGTATCAATTAATTATCAAAAAACGTGAAGCGTCTATTCAACCTTTAAAGGCATGACCAAGAACTATCGAATTCGTTACCTGATCTTTCCGGAGTGAAGTTTTAAGGACAGAATCTTTTTTATATTATTTCTCTGGGAGAGAGACAAGAAGACGATCGATACCAAACGATTAAAAACACGTTAATCAGAAAAAGTACTCTCTCGACGCCTACTAAAGAGATGAAAAAGATTAGAGAGCTTTGGGAAAGAGATGAAGTTTGAATTTCTGCGAAGTCAGTGCCCATGAGAGAGAAAGAGACAGAGAGGAGAGAGGGGAAGTGTGTTTGGTTGACAAATGGCGGCCTTTGATTGGTCTCCGGTGAAACCTAATTGTTTATTGCTCTAATTTACTTTGCTTTATTTAGCTTCTTTGTATTACCATCTACGTTGCACGGAAGCTTTATCGGACATCCGCTTCCCGCTTCGAAATCAGAATCTTATGGAAGCTTGCGGAATCTCACTTCCAAAACGTTTCTAAAATATTTTCTTTAAAAACATGTTAGAAGCTTACAATTCCGTTTTGGAATCACGCTTCCGTTTAAAAAAAAAATGCAATGTATATCAATAAAATATAAAACCATAGTTTTAATCTATATAAAATATAAAAAAATAATAGTAATAAAAATTGAGTTATAAATATACAAAAAATAATACTATAAATTATCTTTATGCATTGAGATTTTTTATTAAAGATATAGCACATATTGAAATATATTGTGTCAATTATTTATGAAGTATTAAAAATAATTAATATAATATTTTTTGGTAAACTTAATTTATGTGTATTTTTACAGTTTTAATATAAAATCATTTCAAAATTATTATAAATGAATAAATGCTTTATATCAAATTTAAATCATATAATTTTTAGTCCTAATTTTTCTTTTTAATTTATATATATATATATATATATATAGATATACGCTTCCAACACGTACACGCTTCTTATATTTTAAAAAATATCGATTCTGCATTTTTTTACGCTTCCGCTTCCACGTATCCGTTTCCATGAGCATAGATTACCATAAGATCCATAACACTTTTAGTACGTACTGCCTCTCGAGAGTTAATGTTCCTTATGGACCAGACTTAATTTGTTATGAAGTGATTAGCTAGCTGTAAAGTGTGCCAAAAAGAACTGTTACTCGTTAATAAATCCAAAAAAAAAAAAGTTCAATCGTTTTAATGTCTCATCATTCATACTCTATGGCCCAACTCCATATAATTAAGAGAAAATTCGTAGATTCCAGAAGAAAAAGAAATTGCGTGGAGGTTAATGGGAAAATTCATAGAACTATTTCCCACGTGAGCTAGAAGACATGTAAGGCAAAAAAAAAAATAGAGCTAATTATATAATATATTGTTGACTAGTCCGAATTGGGGCCAAGTCCTCCTCCTCCAAGGATGATCATCTTGACAATGCTTTTGCTCTTTCTACTTTGGCCCCTACTTGGTGTTTGCATTTCACATTTTAATTGGAGATTTTATTTTATTTTTTTTAAACACCAATTGGAGAATATAAAATAATCCACCTCTCTTTGATAGTTTTGATCATCACAGAATAGTATGCGCCTATTTTCTTACACTTTGACCAAAAAGAAGCAAAACTCAAAGTTTATTGTGAATCCGATGGACTGAAAGCGAGATAAGAAGATCTTTACTAGTATAATATCTACATTTTACAAAACGTTGCACATTTTTTATTTAAGATCCAGAGGAGCACATAATTAAAGGTATCTAGTATCGATTAAGAGGCTTAGTTAGAATCCAACATAAAAGCCCCCGGTAAAGCTCATCAATATAACCAACTTCCTCCCATGTGTTTGGTGGATTCATCATGTTTGTGTTTTCTCCTGTATGCCATTGTGTAACAGAGCAGGCAGCA
The DNA window shown above is from Brassica oleracea var. oleracea cultivar TO1000 chromosome C3, BOL, whole genome shotgun sequence and carries:
- the LOC106333156 gene encoding serine/threonine-protein kinase D6PK-like, coding for MASKTPEGSLTSSSNTISVNTLADQVSSTLSLADPTNKKTSEQGESGKSSTCRPSTSSDISDESTCSSFSSSVNKPHKANDVRWEAIQAVRTKHGGLGLNHFRLLKRLGCGDIGTVHLAELNGTRCYFAMKVMDKTALASRKKLLRAQTEREILQCLDHPFLPTLYSHFETEKFSCLVMEFCPGGDLHTLRQRQPGKRFTEQAAKFYVAEVLLAMEYLHMLGIIYRDLKPENVLVRDDGHVMLSDFDLSLRCTVSLSIVRSSTNLSGSEGLSKSSVSCSQQPACIQQPSCISMAPTSCFGPRFFSKSKKDKKPKTDNGNHQVTPLPELVAEPTSARSMSFVGTHEYLAPEIIKGEGHGSAVDWWTFGIFLYELLFGKTPFKGSGNRATLFNVVGQPLRFPDSPVVSFAARDLIRSLLVKEPQHRLAYKRGATEIKQHPFFEGVNWALVRCASPPEIPKPVEIEPVNCTPPAVPAAASTSVRSDQSNYLEFDFF
- the LOC106333155 gene encoding WEB family protein At5g55860-like isoform X2 gives rise to the protein MVAKKGRQDSSPSVEVGEIDTSAPFQSVKHAVNLFGEAALSADKHPLIRKPTPQSAEKELNKLKEQVQNAESVREQALSELDWAKRTVDELTRKLEAVNESRDSANKVTEAAKSQIKEAKPETVPVPSSDDEYVTVCKELDAAKQELRKIRQVSNEVADTKTVALTKVEEAKEVTKVYSDKIQLLREEITAVNESVEQTKLACSQARKEQSEIFSEKEIQQQLHKAGMEESAKKLLALKKEFDPEFAKKLEAQLSETYNEIDELQKQMEDTKASSDVDSVNGVSLELNEAKGLLEKFVEEEKSLQESVESLKEELKNVKTERSEVEAKEAEIEAVAGDLNLKLSKGKSELEECVGEETKAKAALEDMMLTLNQISSETEAARGEAEEMRNKAERLVKDAETAYLSLEEIELNLRVALDEAEEAKAAESKALEEIKSMSEKTDAVRKSTSSESGGAQSITLSQEELNSLRKRAEVVDKLADMKVAAAVAQVEAVRASENETVKKLETTQEEIEKIKTSTEEALKKAAMADAAKKAVEGELRRWRERDQKKAEEVASRILAEAEAKMSAESSSPQHHYKATKQKPIINKLEKTKTSVVVSKKVLLPKLSGFFNRKKNQMEWGSPSYLPGEKPI
- the LOC106333155 gene encoding WEB family protein At5g55860-like isoform X1, translating into MVAKKGRQDSSPSVEVGEIDTSAPFQSVKHAVNLFGEAALSADKHPLIRKPTPQSAEKVLVKQTELHLAQKELNKLKEQVQNAESVREQALSELDWAKRTVDELTRKLEAVNESRDSANKVTEAAKSQIKEAKPETVPVPSSDDEYVTVCKELDAAKQELRKIRQVSNEVADTKTVALTKVEEAKEVTKVYSDKIQLLREEITAVNESVEQTKLACSQARKEQSEIFSEKEIQQQLHKAGMEESAKKLLALKKEFDPEFAKKLEAQLSETYNEIDELQKQMEDTKASSDVDSVNGVSLELNEAKGLLEKFVEEEKSLQESVESLKEELKNVKTERSEVEAKEAEIEAVAGDLNLKLSKGKSELEECVGEETKAKAALEDMMLTLNQISSETEAARGEAEEMRNKAERLVKDAETAYLSLEEIELNLRVALDEAEEAKAAESKALEEIKSMSEKTDAVRKSTSSESGGAQSITLSQEELNSLRKRAEVVDKLADMKVAAAVAQVEAVRASENETVKKLETTQEEIEKIKTSTEEALKKAAMADAAKKAVEGELRRWRERDQKKAEEVASRILAEAEAKMSAESSSPQHHYKATKQKPIINKLEKTKTSVVVSKKVLLPKLSGFFNRKKNQMEWGSPSYLPGEKPI